One region of Thunnus thynnus chromosome 14, fThuThy2.1, whole genome shotgun sequence genomic DNA includes:
- the LOC137197118 gene encoding otoraplin-like, whose amino-acid sequence MNYSLVILFCVGLLHQTTNAVLMDKLGDNKICGDAECSYVLSMATALDDFVAPDCRFINMKKGQMVYVYSKLVPEEGAGVFWSGSVYGERYVDQMGIIGYFPATMVKEMQKFKEDTVEIPTTEMDFYCD is encoded by the exons atgaattattcactgGTGATTTTGTTCTGTGTGGGTCTACTGCACCAGACCACGAATGCTGTCCTCATGGATAAACTAGGAGACAACAAGATTTGTGGAGACGCAGAATGCTCAT ATGTTCTCTCAATGGCCACAGCCTTGGATGACTTTGTAGCCCCTGACTGCAGATTCATCAACATGAAGAAGGGTCAGATGGTTTATGTGTACTCTAAACTCGTACCAGAGGAGGGCGCCGGAGTCTTCTGGTCTGGAAGT GTTTATGGTGAGCGGTATGTGGACCAGATGGGCATCATTGGATACTTCCCTGCAACTATGGTGAAGGAGATGCAGAAGTTTAAGGAAGACACAGTGGAGATTCCCACAACT gaAATGGACTTCTATTGTGATTAA